One Pogoniulus pusillus isolate bPogPus1 chromosome 22, bPogPus1.pri, whole genome shotgun sequence DNA segment encodes these proteins:
- the UIMC1 gene encoding BRCA1-A complex subunit RAP80 isoform X2, producing MPRKKKPTEGLDSRGQDGEEEEEEKRNLTSAKKKRSFVDAFIVISDSDGEESKEESEMQKKRSKQQPDRAKFTAKRKITQMTEEEQFALALKMSEQEARQVNCQEEEEEELLRKAIAESLNSCQPSDSSDVTPQLSAEALGVQGQSHLTEKEGSEILGGLALCPDTPRSKCSSHSESSRADGSGQTDVARSPLVVLRRLSQEIVESSLVSSIIVSPGRSQPVTRSSEKPSSPAKSDSGNMSPSTLGEDLTSLSPVFGRVSSGPWRLTPRRLFTSPSSSSEATGHEPKEQPLPCTDHSVREGVTGSSTMLWKSRAMEQCSSPRRSGKGAGIKHTSQPRHSTNTCVSTEQAKQNEVPNSTSKLCVLNVAEEKHKQEEVRDTVHYYWGIPFCPKGVDPNQYTKVILCQLEVYQKSLKQAQRQLLHKKEFGNPVVPSSSLSQNELGRGEQISRENGVADDTEDGDPDGQKESESITWLLPSKWRETESPGHSMEEEKSSTSDDEPTTSYCQASQVLPAEKGHEDGEPMQIAQSISMITPLGSKRSPDVSTENSAEEELSVCPETQLSPLEAIEAESEELCLGSRDAPLQAGGDEDAGKTVSECSPTAADHVSCPLCDQDFPATEIELHAMYCNGIVGEEAGKSSPVLTRRQREAKSKAASGESGPTSLDIDKCEKCYLCKSLVPLLQYQRHVDSCLQAARQAQGTRRLRSTKQDVGRQERGLLRMLELSESKAAGGDTGTPLAGLGEQQSPPALSARARGLAENNPSSLGHLPSDTSPVKPGINLEAAECAMDLEPHVALCPGSQQQTKGCHRRKRKF from the exons ATGCCAAGAAAGAAGAAGCCCACGGAGGGCTTGGACTCACGAGGTCAGgatggggaggaagaggaggaggagaagaggaacctcaccagtgccaagaaGAAGCGCAGTTTTGTGGATGCATTTATTGTTATATCCGACAGTGACGGAGAG GAGTCAAAGGAGGAGAGTGAAATGCAAAAGAAGAGATCAAAACAGCAGCCGGATAGAGCGAAGTTTACTGCTAAGAGGAAAATTACAC AGATGACTGAAGAGGAACAGTTTGCACTGGCCTTGAAAATGAGCGAACAAGAAGCCAGACAAGTGAACTgtcaggaagaggaagaggaggaactcTTGAGGAAGGCCATTGCTGAGAGCCTTAAC agcTGTCAGCCCTCAGATTCTTCTGATGTAACCCCTCAGCTGTCTGCAGAAGCATTGGGTGTGCAAGGCCAAAGCCATCTCACCGAGAAGGAAGGCTCTGAGATCCTGGGAGGTCTGGCACTTTGCCCCGACACCCCTCGCTCCAAGTGTAGCTCCCACTCGGAAAGCTCTAGAGCTGATGGGAGTGGACAGACAGATGTCGCCCGGAGCCCCCTTGTAGTGTTGAGGAGGTTAAGCCAGGAAATCGTTGAAAGCTCGCTAGTATCCAGCATAATCGTGTCTCCGGGGAGGAGCCAGCCTGTGACAAGGTCAAGTGAAAAGCCTTCCTCACCAGCAAAAAGTGATTCTGGTAACATGTCACCCAGCACTCTTGGAGAGGACCTCACCTCTTTGAGTCCCGTCTTTGGCAGGGTGTCTTCAGGCCCCTGGCGACTGACACCTCGGAGACTGTTCACAAGCCCCTCCAGCTCTTCTGAAGCAACAGGCCACGAACCAAAagagcagcccctgccctgcactgACCATTCTGTGAGAGAAGGTGTTACTGGTAGCTCAACCATGCTCTGGAAGAGCCGGGCCATGGAACAATGTAGCAGCCCCAGGAGGAGTGGTAAAGGAGCAGGTATAAAGCACACCTCgcagcccaggcacagcaccaaTACCTGCGTTTCCACAGAGCAAGCAAAGCAGAATGAAGTGCCCAACAGTACTTCTAAGCTTTGTGTACTAAAtgtggcagaggagaagcaCAAGCAGGAGGAGGTGAGAGACACAGTGCACTATTACTGGGGGATCCCCTTCTGCCCCAAAGGGGTGGACCCCAACCAGTACACCAAAGTCATCTTGTGCCAGCTGGAGGTTTACCAGAAGAGCCTGAAGCAGGCTCAGAGGCAGCTGTTGCATAAGAAAGAATTTGGTAACCCAGTTGTGCCCAGTTCTTCCTTAAGCCAAAACGAGcttgggagaggagagcagataaGCAGGGAGAATGGAGTTGCTGATGATACAGAAGATGGAGACCCAGACGGGCAAAAAGAGTCTGAGAGCATCACCTGGCTTCTCCCTTCAAAATGGAGGGAGACAGAGAGTCCAGGGCACAgcatggaagaagagaagagctCTACTTCTGATGATGAACCAACTACCAGCTACTGCCAG GCTTCccaggtgctgcctgcagagaaagGGCATGAAGATGGGGAACCCATGCAGATAGCACAGAG CATCTCCATGATAACCCCACTTGGCAGTAAAAGGAGCCCAGATGTTTCCACAGAAAACTCTGCTGAAGAAGAGCTCTCTGTTTGCCCAG AGACCCAGCTGAGTCCACTGGAAGCTATTGAGGCGGAGAGCGAAGAGCTCTGCTTGGGCAGCAGAGATGCACCTTTGCAG gCTGGTGGAGACGAAGATGCTGGCAAGACTGTGTCTGAGTGCAGTCCTACAGCTGCTGACCATGTGTCATGCCCACTGTGTGACCAAGACTTCCCAGCGACGGAGATCGAGCTGCATGCCATGTACTGCAACGGCATTGTGGGAGAGGAGGCTGGCAAGAGCAGTCCAG TGCTCACTCGGCGCCAGAGAGAGGCAAAAAGTAAAGCTGCCAGTGGTGAAAGTGGCCCAACATCCTTAGACATTGACAA GTGTGAGAAGTGCTACCTCTGTAAGTCACTGGTGCCACTGCTGCAGTATCAGAGGCATGTGGACAGCTGCCTTCAGGCTGCTAGGCAAGCTCAGGGAACCAGGAGGCTGCGAAGCACCAAG CAGGAcgttggaaggcaggagaggggaCTCCTCAGGATGCTGGAGCTCTCGGAGAGCAAGGCTGCAG GTGGTGACACGGGGACCCCACTTGCTGGACTAGGAGAGCAGCAGTCCCCTCCTGCACTCTCAGCCAGAGCCAGGGGGCTAGCagaaaacaaccccagctcccttgggcACCTTCCTTCtgacacctctcctgtgaaacCTGGCATCAACTTGGAAGCTGCAGAGTGTGCAATGGACTTGGAGCCTCACGTGGCTCtttgcccaggcagccagcagcagaccaAAGGCTGCCACCGGAGAAAGCGCAAGTTCTGA